In Oryzihumus leptocrescens, the following are encoded in one genomic region:
- a CDS encoding lycopene cyclase domain-containing protein — protein MGARNGAYAVMLAFCLAGTLPLDWYYRLGVLRQVRRLALAVLPVAVLFLAWDVAATAAGHWRFDPAQTLPLRVLGLPLEELAFFVVIPLAGILTYEAVVEVRRRGSIR, from the coding sequence GTGGGCGCGCGCAACGGCGCGTATGCCGTGATGCTCGCCTTCTGCCTGGCCGGCACCCTGCCGCTCGACTGGTACTACCGGCTCGGCGTGCTGCGCCAGGTGCGCCGCCTGGCGCTCGCGGTGCTGCCGGTGGCGGTGCTGTTCCTGGCCTGGGACGTCGCCGCCACCGCCGCCGGGCACTGGCGCTTCGACCCGGCCCAGACCCTGCCCCTGCGGGTGCTCGGCCTGCCGCTGGAGGAGCTGGCCTTCTTCGTCGTCATCCCGCTGGCCGGGATCCTCACCTACGAGGCCGTGGTCGAGGTGCGCCGTCGCGGGAGCATCCGGTGA
- a CDS encoding LysM peptidoglycan-binding domain-containing protein, with translation MSPAGLAPSLPSAPGAPALGAAVVARANPAPYGWQAYVVRPADTLGEIALRARTTTGTLIARNHLSGGGHFLRIGQRLWVPRARPVNHAPARPVAPRVRAYTVRSGDTIGALALRFRVSEATLMRLNGLDRHSLIYAGRTLTVPGAPVSAARASAKAPTTRTVRVRVRPGDTVGTLALRYHVSQAAIVKANRLRHPGMVRIGQVLAVPVKASSPAFSSTTFAGRTYSPGVVGAAARNRSYLAAHAVPGRSAARAMIVSTARRHGVDPRLALAVAWQESGWNQRQVSVANAIGTMQVIPSSGEWASLLVGRRLNLLNTQDNITAGVVILRSLMRGASSEKQAIAGYYQGLASVQKSGMYADTKGYVAAVLAHKARM, from the coding sequence ATGAGCCCTGCTGGCCTCGCCCCGTCCCTGCCCTCCGCGCCCGGCGCCCCGGCCCTGGGCGCCGCGGTCGTCGCCCGGGCCAACCCCGCGCCGTACGGCTGGCAGGCCTACGTGGTGCGCCCGGCCGACACGCTCGGCGAGATCGCCCTGCGCGCGCGGACGACCACCGGGACGCTCATCGCGCGCAACCACCTCAGCGGCGGCGGGCACTTCCTGCGGATCGGCCAGCGGCTGTGGGTGCCCCGGGCCCGGCCGGTCAACCACGCCCCGGCCCGCCCGGTCGCCCCGCGCGTGCGCGCCTACACGGTGCGCAGCGGGGACACCATCGGCGCCCTCGCCCTGCGCTTCCGGGTCAGCGAGGCCACCCTGATGCGCCTCAACGGCCTGGACCGCCACAGCCTGATCTATGCCGGCAGGACCCTCACGGTGCCCGGCGCCCCCGTCAGCGCCGCGCGGGCGTCGGCCAAGGCGCCCACGACCCGCACCGTCCGCGTGCGGGTCCGGCCCGGGGACACCGTCGGCACGCTCGCCCTGCGCTACCACGTCAGCCAGGCCGCGATCGTCAAGGCCAACCGGCTGCGTCACCCCGGCATGGTCCGCATCGGGCAGGTCCTGGCCGTCCCGGTGAAGGCCAGCTCGCCGGCCTTCAGCTCCACCACCTTCGCCGGCCGGACCTACTCCCCCGGGGTCGTCGGCGCGGCCGCGCGCAACCGCAGCTACCTGGCGGCCCACGCCGTGCCCGGCCGCAGCGCCGCCCGGGCGATGATCGTCAGCACCGCCCGCCGGCACGGGGTCGACCCGCGCCTGGCCCTCGCGGTCGCCTGGCAGGAGTCGGGCTGGAACCAGCGCCAGGTCTCGGTGGCCAACGCCATCGGCACCATGCAGGTCATCCCCAGCTCGGGCGAGTGGGCCTCGCTGCTCGTCGGCCGCCGGCTGAACCTGCTCAACACCCAGGACAACATCACCGCCGGGGTGGTCATCCTGCGCTCGCTGATGCGCGGCGCCAGCTCGGAGAAGCAGGCGATCGCCGGCTACTACCAGGGCCTGGCCTCGGTCCAGAAGTCCGGGATGTATGCCGACACCAAGGGCTACGTCGCGGCCGTCCTCGCGCACAAGGCGCGCATGTAG
- a CDS encoding Rv2175c family DNA-binding protein has protein sequence MTDDTTSEPDLEQLVGDWLTVPEIAERLHVPLSRVRGMLADRELIGARVGPNRAMKVPARFVGAEGPLPELRGTFTVLADGGMSDEESLRWLHTPDPTLPVGGSPVDALLAGHKTEVRRRAMELAF, from the coding sequence GTGACTGACGACACCACTTCCGAGCCCGACCTCGAACAGCTCGTGGGCGACTGGCTGACCGTCCCGGAGATCGCCGAACGCCTCCACGTCCCGCTGTCCCGGGTCCGCGGCATGCTCGCCGACCGCGAGCTGATCGGCGCGCGTGTCGGCCCGAACAGGGCGATGAAGGTCCCGGCCCGCTTCGTGGGGGCCGAGGGGCCGCTGCCGGAGCTGCGCGGGACGTTCACCGTGCTCGCCGACGGGGGGATGAGCGACGAGGAGTCGCTGCGCTGGCTGCACACCCCCGACCCGACCCTGCCGGTCGGGGGCAGCCCGGTCGACGCGCTGCTGGCCGGCCACAAGACCGAGGTGCGCCGGCGCGCCATGGAGCTCGCCTTCTAG